The Candidatus Auribacterota bacterium region GTTGAGAACTATGGGACAATTTTCGATCTGGTAGTCACACGAGATTATCGCAAAGAAGGTATCGGAGAAAACCTGTTACAAGAAGCATATAACTGGTTTTCTAAGAAGGGCACAAAAAGGGTAGAAGTAAGAGTTGCCACATCAAATGAAGTTGCGAACAAATTTTGGAGGAAAATGGGTTTTACACCCTATATGGAAATCCTATATTTAGAAAAATAAGGATTCGGGGGATTCGGGGTCGGATTCGGGGTCGCACCACGATATCTTATTTGCCATGAAGTGCTTATGTGATTTTTGGCCCTTTAAAAGTGGCTTAGCTGCGTTTTTTAGACCTTAAAATTGCCTGTAAGAAATGCTCATGGGAACAGCCACCTTGCTGATGCGAATGTGCGAACGCGCGCGTGTTCGCTCCTCAACGCCTCCCTCACAGCAGGGTTGCTGCTCAACTCAGCCGGTAGGCTAATTTTCAGCTTGTGCGGAACGCTTCGGATTGTTATAATTCTCCGATAATCAGGGAAAATGTGGTTCGGGCTTGATGAATCAAGCCCCTACAATTTTAATGTATAGCAAGGGAGGTGATACGCATTCGGTCATTCATAAGGATCAACGGGCAAATCAGGGCCAAGATGGTTCGGACCATCGATAAAGACGGCGCGCAGGCGGGGGTACTGCCTATTGATGAAGCACTGGCGCTCGCGAGAACGAGCGGGCTGGATCTCGTGGAGGTTGGTCCAACTATTGACCCGCCCGTCTGCAAGATCATGGATTTCGGCAAGTACCAGTACCAGCAGATGAAGAAGGACCGGGTGGCCAGAAAGAAACAGGTGGGAGGAAGGCTCAAAGAGATAAAATTACGCCCCCGGATCGAGGTTCACGACTACAACGTCAAGCTCAGGCAATGCAGGGAGTTTCTGGAGAAGGGGTGCAAGCTTAGGATTCGGCTCGTGTATCGAGGCAGAGAACTCGCCCACGTGGAACTGGGCACCAACCTCCTCAAGCGCCTCGGGGAGGAT contains the following coding sequences:
- the infC gene encoding translation initiation factor IF-3 yields the protein MIRIRSFIRINGQIRAKMVRTIDKDGAQAGVLPIDEALALARTSGLDLVEVGPTIDPPVCKIMDFGKYQYQQMKKDRVARKKQVGGRLKEIKLRPRIEVHDYNVKLRQCREFLEKGCKLRIRLVYRGRELAHVELGTNLLKRLGEDLKDVGHVEVPPKNFGKNVVMMFGPQKGGKAHPAVEQKKGIGDAKTEDKPLGSETVQDNKERKG